A region from the Bacillota bacterium genome encodes:
- a CDS encoding DUF1049 domain-containing protein, with product MLTLVLALICALLVAVFAVQNAKPVAVTFLAWHFEISLVLIILGAAALGAVAAFLLGTIRLVRQGRTVREATQRAQRLESELERLQRAAESKERMELPVQNGETSQ from the coding sequence ATGTTGACCTTGGTATTGGCGCTTATCTGTGCCTTACTGGTGGCTGTTTTCGCCGTTCAAAATGCTAAGCCGGTGGCCGTGACTTTTTTAGCCTGGCATTTCGAAATATCCTTAGTTTTAATTATTCTTGGTGCAGCGGCATTAGGGGCGGTGGCTGCATTCTTGTTGGGAACCATAAGACTAGTTAGACAGGGGCGAACAGTAAGAGAAGCGACCCAGCGAGCTCAACGCCTGGAGTCAGAGTTGGAGCGGCTGCAACGCGCGGCTGAGTCAAAAGAGAGAATGGAACTACCGGTTCAGAACGGAGAAACTAGCCAGTGA
- the recJ gene encoding single-stranded-DNA-specific exonuclease RecJ, producing MRRWELAAPPLSEQVEALSLKLSISKLLAAVLVQRGYTTEQAARQFLSPDLSHLQTPFALGGMTSAVERIRLAQQRRERVGVFGDYDVDGIVSTAILVLALKELGLDVIYRLPERLTEGYGLSQAGLMDLAQQGASLIITVDCGISSLSELHWAQEQGLDVIICDHHLPPPILPPAVAILNPKVVPNDGLFIDLSGAGVAFKFAWALHQDVDQRWLELAALGTVADVVPLVDENRVMVAHGLKAMSSSAFPGLQALAELAGVDLAALKAGSVSFRLAPRLNAAGRLGSAVPGVELFLTDDETKAYEIAQQLDHENRERQQIEAEVLAQAMDQVERDADLGLETALVVAGEGWHPGVLGIVASRLVDKWQRPSLVISLSDDIGKGSGRSIPCFSLYDGLKACSSYLTAFGGHRLAAGFSLDKKQLTAFRQAFTAVANSRLTPKDCVAYSRVDSEITLRELDFSVVRELELLAPFGYGNPEPVFLLRDVGTERIRQIGTDGAHLRLDLNQFGEALPAVGFGLGDRAKELTSANKADVIGHLAVTQWQGLLGLEFRLQDIRTQSYPVEICCRPSDSTAPRLVDWRETGPAFADREIAALISDYDLILSTPPAQLSELRLHLGKVPPQGRICLHFRADEVAAAQDNIRERYLDRDFVAKAYLLIKQAGSTGISKAEMAETLGSRQEETEGRIQLALTVLAELGLVEEQLPNGIPYFRLIRGTGKKRVDLSVSPTIKRLAHEKAQAMELLAFFAEAPPAILAEALGRLWRECQTMAEDGLIC from the coding sequence GTGAGGCGGTGGGAGTTAGCGGCACCGCCTCTAAGTGAGCAGGTTGAAGCTCTGAGTTTAAAGCTGAGTATTTCTAAGTTGCTGGCGGCTGTGTTAGTGCAACGTGGCTACACAACAGAGCAGGCGGCGCGACAATTTTTGTCTCCAGATCTGTCCCACCTTCAGACGCCTTTTGCTTTAGGCGGCATGACTTCTGCCGTGGAACGAATACGACTGGCGCAGCAACGACGGGAGCGAGTAGGGGTTTTCGGGGACTACGATGTGGACGGCATTGTAAGTACGGCCATCTTAGTGCTGGCCCTGAAGGAGCTGGGACTGGACGTTATCTACCGTCTGCCGGAACGCTTGACGGAAGGTTATGGCTTAAGCCAAGCTGGGCTGATGGATTTGGCCCAACAGGGTGCCAGCTTGATTATTACGGTGGATTGCGGTATCTCTAGCCTGTCGGAACTACATTGGGCTCAGGAGCAAGGGCTGGATGTAATTATTTGTGACCACCATCTTCCGCCTCCGATTTTGCCCCCAGCTGTAGCTATTCTTAACCCGAAAGTGGTGCCTAATGATGGTCTGTTTATCGATCTATCTGGGGCAGGGGTAGCCTTTAAGTTCGCTTGGGCCCTCCATCAAGATGTGGATCAGCGCTGGTTAGAATTGGCTGCTTTAGGCACAGTGGCTGATGTGGTGCCTTTGGTGGATGAAAACCGGGTTATGGTAGCTCACGGACTAAAAGCCATGAGCTCCAGTGCTTTTCCTGGTTTGCAGGCTTTGGCAGAATTAGCTGGAGTGGATTTAGCCGCTCTGAAAGCAGGATCTGTCAGTTTTAGATTAGCGCCCCGACTGAATGCAGCCGGCCGGTTAGGAAGCGCTGTTCCCGGAGTAGAGCTTTTCCTTACTGATGATGAAACGAAAGCCTACGAAATTGCCCAGCAGCTGGATCACGAGAACCGAGAACGCCAACAGATCGAAGCCGAAGTTCTGGCCCAGGCCATGGATCAGGTGGAGCGGGATGCTGATCTTGGGCTGGAAACGGCTCTAGTGGTGGCCGGCGAGGGTTGGCACCCAGGGGTGTTGGGTATAGTCGCATCCCGCTTAGTTGACAAATGGCAACGCCCGTCTCTGGTAATATCGTTATCGGATGATATCGGTAAGGGATCCGGCCGCAGCATACCGTGCTTTTCTTTGTATGACGGACTGAAGGCTTGCAGCTCGTACTTAACAGCTTTTGGTGGGCATCGTTTAGCCGCTGGCTTCAGTCTAGATAAGAAGCAACTTACAGCTTTTCGTCAGGCTTTCACAGCAGTTGCCAACAGCCGCTTAACTCCGAAAGACTGCGTTGCTTATTCCCGGGTTGACAGCGAGATAACATTGAGAGAGCTTGATTTTTCCGTGGTCCGGGAGCTGGAATTGCTGGCACCGTTTGGTTATGGAAATCCCGAACCGGTTTTTCTGCTTCGGGATGTCGGAACCGAGCGGATCCGTCAAATAGGAACTGACGGTGCCCATCTACGGCTGGATCTGAATCAATTTGGAGAGGCGCTGCCGGCAGTAGGATTTGGGTTGGGGGATAGGGCCAAGGAGTTGACAAGCGCGAACAAGGCGGATGTTATTGGACATCTGGCAGTGACGCAGTGGCAGGGGTTGCTTGGCTTAGAATTTCGTCTTCAAGATATTCGAACCCAAAGCTATCCGGTTGAAATATGTTGCCGGCCGAGTGATTCGACTGCTCCCAGGCTGGTGGATTGGCGAGAGACTGGCCCTGCGTTTGCCGACCGAGAAATCGCCGCCCTAATTTCTGATTACGATCTTATTCTTAGTACACCGCCGGCCCAGCTAAGTGAGCTACGACTGCATCTCGGCAAGGTCCCGCCGCAGGGACGAATCTGCTTACACTTTCGTGCGGACGAGGTAGCTGCAGCTCAAGACAATATTAGAGAAAGATACTTGGATCGTGACTTTGTCGCTAAGGCATACTTATTGATTAAACAGGCCGGATCCACAGGAATTTCTAAGGCGGAGATGGCCGAGACACTTGGCAGCAGACAGGAAGAGACAGAAGGTAGAATTCAGCTAGCATTAACAGTTTTGGCAGAATTGGGTTTGGTCGAAGAACAGCTACCAAATGGCATACCCTACTTTCGCCTGATACGCGGAACGGGTAAGAAACGAGTTGATCTAAGTGTTTCACCGACCATCAAAAGGCTCGCCCACGAAAAAGCCCAGGCAATGGAGCTACTGGCCTTTTTTGCTGAAGCCCCGCCTGCTATACTAGCCGAAGCGTTAGGACGTCTGTGGAGAGAGTGCCAAACAATGGCAGAAGATGGCCTGATATGTTAG
- a CDS encoding bifunctional (p)ppGpp synthetase/guanosine-3',5'-bis(diphosphate) 3'-pyrophosphohydrolase: MKLEELCEKVKSYNPSADLALVAKAYDFAAIAHAGQFRISGDPYIQHPLGVAHILTELELDAITIAASLLHDVVEDTKITLQDIQEEFNKEIALLVDGVTKLSRIEYKSKEEQQVENLRKMFFAMAKDIRVILIKLADRLHNLRTLKYLPVRKQKKIAQETLDVYAPLAHRLGIFRIKWELEDTAFRYLEPEKYYDLVEKVAKKRPERESYINQVIGILEPKLEEVGIQAEIQGRPKHLYSIYQKMAQQNIDFREIYDLTAIRVIVDTIKDCYGVLGVVHTLWKPVPGRFKDYIAMPKINMYQSLHTTVIGPQGEPLEIQIRTWEMHRTAEYGIAAHWRYKEGSKDSDEFDKKLLWLRQLLEWQHDLRDAREFMETLKIDLFADEVFVFTPRGDVIDLPAGSCPIDFAYRIHTDIGHRCIGAKVNGHLVPLDYKLQNGDIVEIVTSKLAAGPSRDWLKLVRTPQAKAKIRQWFKKERKEESVARGRETLEKEIRKLGYEPHELLADGPLEAVLERLSFSTTEDLLASVGYGGLSVNQVITRLREEYRRLNPEIEAQMAVPDLKPRPQTTDVSRGVKVKGVDNLLIRLSHCCNPVPGDPIIGYITRGRGVSVHRVNCPNVAFLSDPERLIEVSWDQDQAASFAADVELAAMDRPELLSDVMNVLSDMRTRISAVNARTTRDMIAIISLRLEIRNLEELKAIINRLSSIRDVFSVERVSPA; this comes from the coding sequence GTGAAACTGGAGGAACTGTGTGAGAAAGTAAAAAGCTACAATCCTAGCGCCGATCTGGCACTGGTAGCTAAAGCGTATGATTTTGCTGCCATAGCTCATGCTGGCCAATTTCGCATTTCCGGTGATCCTTATATTCAGCATCCCCTAGGGGTGGCCCATATCCTGACCGAACTCGAATTGGACGCCATTACCATTGCTGCTAGTCTGCTGCATGACGTGGTGGAAGATACTAAAATCACGCTGCAAGATATCCAAGAGGAATTCAATAAGGAAATCGCCTTGTTAGTAGACGGGGTGACAAAACTCAGCCGAATTGAGTACAAATCAAAGGAAGAACAGCAAGTAGAGAACCTGCGTAAGATGTTCTTTGCCATGGCCAAAGACATCCGCGTTATTCTAATCAAGTTAGCCGACCGCTTGCATAATCTCCGTACCTTGAAGTACCTACCAGTTAGAAAGCAGAAAAAGATTGCTCAGGAGACACTGGATGTATACGCACCTTTGGCTCACCGGCTGGGGATCTTTCGGATCAAATGGGAGTTGGAGGACACAGCCTTTCGCTATTTGGAGCCGGAAAAGTATTATGATCTGGTGGAAAAGGTTGCCAAGAAACGTCCGGAACGAGAATCCTATATCAACCAAGTTATCGGTATTTTAGAGCCCAAACTAGAAGAGGTTGGTATACAAGCTGAAATCCAGGGCCGGCCGAAGCATTTGTACAGTATATATCAAAAGATGGCTCAGCAAAATATAGACTTTCGAGAAATCTATGATCTGACGGCTATCCGAGTTATTGTAGACACCATCAAAGACTGTTATGGTGTTTTGGGTGTAGTCCATACTTTGTGGAAGCCTGTGCCGGGACGTTTTAAAGACTACATTGCCATGCCTAAAATCAATATGTATCAGTCACTGCATACCACTGTGATCGGCCCGCAAGGTGAACCGCTGGAGATCCAGATTCGCACTTGGGAGATGCACAGGACGGCAGAGTATGGCATTGCGGCTCACTGGCGTTACAAAGAAGGGAGCAAAGACAGCGACGAATTTGATAAGAAGCTACTGTGGTTGCGGCAGCTATTGGAGTGGCAGCACGACTTGCGCGATGCGCGTGAGTTCATGGAAACACTGAAAATTGATCTGTTTGCCGATGAAGTCTTTGTGTTTACACCCCGAGGGGACGTGATTGACTTACCGGCTGGATCGTGCCCCATTGATTTCGCTTACCGCATTCATACCGATATTGGGCATCGGTGCATAGGAGCCAAGGTAAACGGGCACCTGGTACCATTGGATTATAAGCTGCAAAACGGTGATATTGTCGAGATTGTAACCAGCAAATTAGCTGCTGGACCAAGTCGAGACTGGCTTAAATTGGTACGGACTCCGCAGGCCAAAGCTAAGATCCGACAGTGGTTCAAGAAAGAACGGAAAGAAGAGAGTGTAGCCCGCGGACGGGAAACACTAGAAAAGGAAATCCGTAAGTTGGGCTACGAGCCGCATGAGTTACTGGCTGATGGCCCCCTGGAAGCTGTACTGGAAAGGCTTTCTTTTTCAACTACGGAAGATTTGCTTGCTTCCGTGGGTTACGGTGGCCTGTCAGTAAACCAGGTAATTACACGCTTACGAGAAGAGTATCGGCGCTTGAATCCAGAAATTGAAGCCCAGATGGCAGTACCGGATCTAAAGCCGCGTCCACAAACTACTGATGTCAGCCGTGGAGTCAAGGTAAAAGGCGTCGATAATTTGCTGATTCGGCTCTCCCATTGTTGCAACCCTGTTCCCGGGGACCCTATTATTGGCTATATTACCAGGGGACGCGGTGTGTCTGTGCATCGGGTGAATTGTCCTAACGTGGCGTTTTTAAGCGATCCGGAGCGGTTGATTGAAGTTAGTTGGGATCAGGACCAAGCAGCTTCTTTTGCAGCCGACGTGGAACTAGCTGCAATGGACAGACCTGAGCTCCTTAGCGATGTCATGAATGTACTCAGTGATATGCGAACCCGTATCAGTGCCGTAAATGCCCGCACTACTCGAGATATGATTGCCATTATTAGCTTACGCCTGGAAATCAGAAATCTGGAAGAGCTAAAAGCCATTATTAACCGGCTGAGCTCTATTCGAGATGTTTTCAGTGTGGAGCGGGTGTCGCCTGCTTAA
- a CDS encoding D-tyrosyl-tRNA(Tyr) deacylase, whose product MRAVIQRAKKAQVTVEGRVVGTIGPGLVVLLGVAVGDIEKDAIYLVDKITNLRIFEDEAGKMNHSLLDTGGELLVVSQFTLLGDCQKGRRPSFVKAAPPEEAEPLYEIFVNAARAAGVKVGTGEFRTEMLVEIHNHGPVTLTLESRREE is encoded by the coding sequence GTGCGCGCTGTAATCCAACGGGCGAAAAAGGCTCAAGTGACTGTTGAAGGGCGAGTCGTAGGGACTATAGGTCCGGGGTTAGTGGTATTGTTGGGGGTTGCTGTAGGGGATATAGAGAAAGATGCGATTTACTTGGTTGATAAGATAACCAATCTGCGCATCTTTGAAGACGAAGCAGGGAAAATGAATCACTCCTTGCTTGACACAGGCGGTGAACTGCTGGTTGTTTCTCAGTTCACTCTGCTGGGCGATTGTCAGAAGGGTCGTCGACCTAGCTTTGTGAAGGCAGCCCCTCCAGAAGAAGCTGAACCATTGTACGAGATTTTTGTCAACGCGGCCAGGGCTGCTGGAGTGAAGGTTGGTACAGGTGAGTTTCGTACCGAGATGCTGGTAGAGATTCATAACCACGGGCCAGTGACATTAACCTTGGAAAGTCGGAGGGAAGAATAG
- a CDS encoding MBL fold metallo-hydrolase: MEVERLSVGIILTNCYLVRCSADGEAVVIDPGAEGEKILAVAEKKKLRLRYIINTHGHGDHIGANRYMKEQTGAEILIHAADAPLLLSARGNLSTWIPGGITSPPADRLLTDGDTIVCGETVFRVLSTPGHTPGSISLVTPGLAFTGDALFKESIGRTDFPGGSLIDLLTGIRENLFTLPEDTVVYPGHGPATTIGHEQLYNTFFNKDN, encoded by the coding sequence ATTGAGGTAGAACGCCTATCGGTGGGAATTATCTTGACCAATTGTTATCTAGTCCGTTGTTCGGCTGATGGGGAGGCGGTAGTAATTGATCCTGGAGCGGAGGGAGAAAAAATACTGGCGGTGGCTGAGAAAAAGAAGCTAAGACTGCGTTACATAATAAATACTCACGGCCATGGGGATCATATTGGTGCTAACCGTTATATGAAGGAACAAACGGGAGCCGAAATATTGATCCATGCTGCCGATGCGCCCCTGTTATTGTCGGCCCGCGGCAATCTTTCGACTTGGATCCCGGGCGGGATCACCAGTCCACCGGCGGATAGGTTACTTACTGATGGGGACACTATTGTTTGTGGTGAAACCGTGTTTAGAGTGCTTAGTACCCCGGGGCATACGCCCGGCAGCATTTCGTTGGTTACGCCTGGCTTGGCGTTCACCGGCGATGCTCTGTTTAAGGAGTCCATCGGACGTACGGACTTTCCCGGTGGTTCCTTGATCGATCTTCTCACCGGCATCAGAGAAAACCTATTCACTTTACCGGAAGATACTGTGGTTTATCCTGGACACGGTCCAGCCACTACCATTGGTCACGAACAACTCTATAACACTTTCTTTAATAAAGATAATTAA
- the ald gene encoding alanine dehydrogenase — MIIGIPKEIKDNEYRVGMTPAGVAALKGAGHRVVVEKAAGLGSGITDEEFIQAGGEIVPGAADVYSAADMIIKVKEPLPGEYDLMKEGQIVFAYLHLAPEKELTQVLLRKKVVGVAFETVQLANRGLPLLVPMSVIAGRMSIQIGIHYLEKQNGGKGILISGVPGVLPGKVAVIGGGTVGYNAARQASGLGADVTIVDIVPQRLVQLDDLFQGRVKTLMSNAFNIANLVKEADLVIGAVLIPGARTPVLVTEEMVKTMKPGSVIVDVAIDQGGSVQTMDRITSHSDPTFVKYGVVHYSVPNIPGAVPRTATFALANATLPYALQLANKGWKKALQDDPVLAKGLNVADGKVTFKAVADEQGLEYTPPEELLK, encoded by the coding sequence ATGATCATTGGTATTCCAAAGGAAATCAAAGATAATGAATACCGTGTAGGCATGACACCGGCTGGAGTAGCCGCACTGAAAGGGGCCGGCCATCGTGTGGTGGTAGAAAAAGCGGCCGGACTGGGCAGCGGGATCACTGACGAGGAGTTTATCCAGGCTGGAGGAGAGATTGTACCTGGAGCAGCTGATGTTTATAGTGCTGCCGATATGATAATCAAAGTAAAGGAACCTCTCCCGGGTGAATATGATCTAATGAAAGAAGGCCAAATAGTATTTGCGTATCTTCATCTAGCGCCCGAAAAAGAGTTAACACAAGTTTTGCTACGTAAGAAGGTTGTGGGCGTGGCCTTTGAGACCGTGCAGCTGGCCAATCGGGGTTTACCGCTGCTGGTGCCTATGAGCGTAATTGCCGGACGCATGTCAATTCAGATTGGCATTCATTACTTAGAGAAACAAAACGGGGGCAAAGGCATTCTTATCTCCGGCGTTCCTGGGGTTCTTCCGGGCAAGGTGGCGGTAATCGGCGGTGGGACTGTGGGTTATAATGCAGCTCGTCAAGCCTCCGGTCTTGGGGCCGATGTCACCATTGTTGATATTGTACCCCAGCGGTTGGTACAGCTAGATGACCTGTTCCAAGGTCGAGTGAAGACCTTAATGTCCAACGCATTTAATATTGCCAACCTGGTGAAAGAGGCTGATCTTGTTATCGGCGCGGTTTTGATTCCGGGTGCTCGTACTCCGGTGCTGGTAACAGAAGAGATGGTCAAAACCATGAAGCCGGGATCGGTTATTGTGGACGTGGCTATCGACCAGGGTGGCTCTGTGCAGACAATGGATCGGATTACCAGCCACAGCGATCCCACGTTTGTCAAGTATGGAGTGGTACATTATTCGGTACCCAACATTCCTGGTGCTGTGCCGCGTACAGCTACATTTGCCCTAGCTAATGCGACTTTGCCCTACGCTTTGCAGTTGGCTAACAAGGGCTGGAAAAAAGCACTGCAGGATGACCCTGTTTTGGCCAAAGGCCTGAACGTGGCCGACGGGAAGGTGACATTTAAGGCAGTAGCTGACGAACAGGGACTAGAATATACACCGCCGGAAGAACTCCTAAAATAA